In Bacillus sp. DX3.1, the following proteins share a genomic window:
- a CDS encoding non-ribosomal peptide synthetase, giving the protein MQIKDHSSIHEYKVAESFWKEQLSSGVPDFSLFNSDYQMNKDNPCDHVQVIMDAELSQILRKISKSQDLFLFSWLQAALRVCWVHYTDQERITIGVPVIGKDHEQRENLNDLLPIGTEIHPHHSFKQLVEQVQQTTLLGYENQHYPLSELLAKLHSTPFQIVLGMEGLHNKSSIEECSENELAVWIQRKWNEKHNEFEFQISCKSHSLFPLQQFAKSYLYVLKQVLRNPDLAVKDICIISEEEKELLEGFNQVQMGIDLSQTFHDLFEEQVLKTPDQIAVICNDQSLTYRELNKKANQLASVLQSKGVSKESIVGVMVDRSLELIIGMMGILKAGGAYLPIDPHYPSERIEYMLQDSQAKWLLSKRTEKGLPQFAGEVLYLDEEHLFQGEESNLDRESEPNDLAYIIYTSGSTGNPKGVMVEQRSLVHFLSIMREKLKDNQSFLFLASVSFDISMLETCIPLTQGSKVVIATEGQFATKELAHLVKEHKVDLWESTPSRMELILSDPKGAEFLRDLKAILLAGEAFSIDLIEKIRSISEAQILNIYGPTETTLCAAAKDLSTAKEVTIGKPNPNYRSYVLNKYSQMKPWGMPGELCIAGVAVARGYLGKSKLTDEKFVPNPFVAGEIMYRTGDLARWLPNGELDYLGRMDHQVKIRGYRIELGEIEAQLKRHSEISRAIVVDQVDGNRKLLAAYYISDKKIPFEELRKYLSNKLPEFMIPEKMIQVKEIPLNPNGKVDRKRLLDLTQTDQISIPYVAPRNQIEQKLVQAWEKVMEIERIGIHDNFFALGGESIKALQVINLLGKDHLKVSTRDIFKHPTIAQLSSCVEVEQKEESLDKTPTRVKDMSKPFSLTEVQTAYMLGRNPQFELSGISPQSYYEYETKLDINRLSQSFQKVIQRHPMLRAVILPEGKQQILQDVPDYQIEIENLIGLDDGKQNVRLQEERSRMTNHVFPLGQWPLFELKAFLLKEDTYLLCFRYDALLMDGASMNIVGHDLLHYYHKPDQRLESLSFDFKDYMFIYDEMEQSKEYKKAKEYWTSKLPDFPFAPSLPLKKDPAEIATPNFQSLTKILDKDKWTKLRKLAQEKEVTSSALLCTIYGEVLAYWSNQRRLAINLTVFNRYPVHEEVEQIVGDFTSLILLDVDVNPEQSFFTRVEQTQSTLLDGLEHRHYDGVNFIRDFTRYHQMRPKAVMPIVFTSMLAGAGAFAWEQLGSLRHIHARTPQVYLDNVVIEKNGELLISWNYVEELFDVDVMEAMFSQFVDLLEQLVKQRDVTSLQVKKSDQTLIEQYNQTTEKIPSTTLYQLFANQVQRTLDQVAVVFEQEWLTYLDLHQRSNQVAHYLQEQGIGLGDRVGLLAQRRVDTIVNMIGILKAGAAYVPIDPDHPPDRQTYILENSSCKLLLEPGLYEEKHLSSYATEDRPTIAGPEDLAYIIYTSGSTGKPKGVIITHQAVANTIQDINQKYQVNEDDRIIGISSMCFDLSVYDIFGALSTGAMLVMIRDPRDMQELIRTVERRGITIWNTVPKIMDLALDQVGSHFENSSLRLVLLSGDWIPLPLPEKIKRHFPIAEVISLGGATEASIWSIYYPVKQVEAHWNSIPYGMPLANQTYYVLNYDKKMCPVGVIGDLYIGGVGLAQGYLNDEEKTNEVFVSHPDLGLIYKTGDCGRIHPEGYIEFLGRQDYQVKIQGYRVELEEIAHCLLTYKQVDQAVVIDQTDENGIKSLVGYVVTEQDISTTELRKHLRDHLPEYMIPSYFVYLERLPLTPNGKLDRKALPAPEKQKNEVYIAPKTEMEKILISVWQEVLKVDQIGVNDHFFALGGDSIKAIQVSVRLYRQGFQLEPKNLFDFPVLGDMVHFVKRLDHPSHSQTDDINKKKENKVTSLNVRDKQLNQHTLNKIQEKMPDIKIERIYPLAPFQQVIYEHAVAEPDTKAYFEQTLWTLEGKLDVDLFIQCFQQLVDRHDSLRTIIVQDEQEQPWQAVLHDVQMISEVQSLIEMTRQEQQECLDQWMSENLDRGFNNAELMTRLCVFQLGNAEYKVVWSAHHLLCDGWSVSILLDELFQLYEAKNAGTTVELPPAKPFQAFIDWTLAQDHEKARHFWRDYLSGYNRKISIPKKKVPTQSKGLSFTFMDLTLDEDLTNQLRTFVTKHHVTMNSALLAVWGILLGKYNGTKEVVLPNLVSVRPPKVEGIENMFGLFTNVLPIRVAWAETQSFVDLLQKVQQETLKCNEYAYYSFVEIQKQSELNDQLTDHLWVFENYPTNPSIFSSNENRNFAITDYQVVDEPHVKYGIMCFPEEKLTMKFGYDQNIYEAEQVQEILNHLHTLIKTIVHNPTQTIGDYQL; this is encoded by the coding sequence ATGCAAATCAAAGATCATAGTTCGATTCATGAGTATAAAGTGGCAGAATCGTTTTGGAAAGAGCAATTATCTTCCGGTGTACCCGATTTTTCGTTATTTAATAGCGATTATCAAATGAATAAAGACAATCCATGCGACCATGTTCAGGTCATAATGGATGCAGAGCTTAGTCAAATTTTACGAAAAATAAGTAAGTCACAGGATTTATTTTTATTTAGCTGGTTACAGGCAGCTTTAAGGGTTTGCTGGGTACATTATACAGACCAAGAAAGGATTACAATCGGGGTTCCTGTAATCGGAAAAGATCACGAACAAAGAGAGAATCTGAATGATTTGCTTCCTATAGGAACTGAAATCCATCCCCATCACTCCTTTAAGCAATTAGTGGAGCAGGTCCAACAAACGACTTTACTTGGTTATGAAAATCAGCACTATCCACTCTCTGAATTATTAGCGAAGCTCCATTCAACTCCATTTCAAATCGTTTTGGGGATGGAAGGATTACATAATAAGAGTTCAATAGAAGAATGCTCAGAGAATGAATTAGCCGTCTGGATACAAAGAAAATGGAATGAAAAACATAATGAATTTGAATTTCAAATTTCTTGCAAGTCTCATTCTCTTTTTCCTTTGCAACAGTTTGCCAAATCTTATCTTTATGTTTTAAAGCAAGTGTTGAGAAATCCTGATCTGGCTGTGAAAGATATCTGTATCATTTCGGAAGAAGAAAAAGAGTTGCTAGAAGGATTTAATCAAGTTCAGATGGGCATAGACTTGTCTCAAACATTTCACGATTTGTTTGAGGAGCAAGTGTTGAAAACCCCAGATCAAATTGCTGTTATTTGTAATGATCAATCTTTGACATATAGAGAATTGAATAAGAAAGCAAATCAATTGGCTTCTGTTCTTCAAAGTAAGGGTGTATCCAAAGAAAGTATTGTTGGGGTTATGGTAGATCGATCATTGGAATTGATTATTGGCATGATGGGGATTTTAAAAGCCGGAGGGGCTTATCTACCAATCGATCCTCACTATCCTAGTGAACGAATTGAATATATGTTACAAGATAGTCAAGCAAAATGGTTACTGAGCAAGCGAACAGAAAAAGGATTGCCGCAATTTGCCGGTGAGGTGTTGTATCTTGATGAAGAACATCTCTTCCAAGGTGAAGAAAGCAATCTAGATCGAGAAAGTGAACCTAATGATCTGGCTTATATTATTTACACATCAGGATCAACAGGAAATCCAAAAGGCGTAATGGTGGAACAGAGATCCCTCGTCCATTTCTTAAGCATTATGAGAGAAAAGCTAAAAGATAATCAGTCGTTCTTGTTTCTTGCTAGTGTTTCTTTTGATATATCTATGTTAGAAACATGTATCCCTTTAACTCAAGGCTCGAAGGTAGTCATTGCTACAGAGGGACAGTTTGCAACAAAAGAATTGGCTCATTTGGTCAAAGAACATAAGGTGGATTTATGGGAATCGACCCCATCGCGAATGGAATTGATTTTGAGTGATCCAAAAGGGGCAGAGTTTCTAAGAGATTTAAAGGCCATTTTGTTAGCAGGAGAAGCATTTTCGATTGATCTGATTGAAAAAATTCGAAGCATCAGCGAAGCGCAAATTTTAAATATCTATGGTCCGACAGAAACAACCCTTTGTGCAGCAGCAAAAGATTTGAGTACTGCCAAAGAAGTGACGATCGGGAAACCTAACCCCAATTATCGTTCTTATGTATTGAATAAATATAGTCAAATGAAACCTTGGGGAATGCCGGGAGAGCTCTGTATTGCCGGAGTGGCGGTAGCTCGGGGTTATCTTGGCAAATCTAAATTGACAGATGAAAAATTTGTCCCGAATCCTTTTGTGGCGGGAGAAATAATGTATCGTACTGGTGATCTCGCCCGATGGTTACCTAATGGAGAACTTGATTATCTCGGTCGAATGGATCATCAGGTGAAAATACGAGGATATCGGATTGAATTAGGGGAAATCGAGGCTCAGCTAAAGAGACATTCAGAGATAAGCCGAGCTATTGTTGTTGATCAGGTAGATGGAAACAGAAAATTGTTAGCTGCTTACTATATATCGGATAAGAAGATCCCTTTTGAAGAGCTCAGAAAATATCTAAGCAATAAATTGCCTGAGTTTATGATTCCCGAAAAAATGATTCAGGTAAAAGAGATTCCACTGAATCCAAATGGGAAAGTGGATCGAAAAAGGTTGTTGGATTTAACTCAAACAGATCAAATATCCATCCCATATGTCGCCCCACGAAATCAAATCGAACAGAAATTGGTGCAAGCATGGGAAAAAGTGATGGAGATCGAGCGGATCGGTATTCATGATAACTTTTTTGCCTTAGGAGGAGAGTCGATTAAGGCACTACAAGTTATCAATTTATTAGGAAAAGACCATCTGAAAGTAAGTACAAGGGATATTTTTAAACATCCCACGATTGCTCAACTTAGTTCTTGTGTAGAAGTGGAGCAGAAAGAAGAAAGCCTAGATAAAACACCAACCCGTGTTAAAGATATGTCCAAGCCATTTTCCTTAACAGAAGTTCAGACAGCTTACATGTTAGGGCGTAATCCGCAGTTTGAATTAAGCGGCATTTCACCTCAATCGTATTATGAATATGAAACAAAATTGGATATCAATCGGCTTTCACAAAGTTTCCAAAAGGTAATTCAGCGCCATCCTATGTTACGAGCTGTGATCTTGCCAGAGGGAAAACAGCAAATCTTACAAGACGTTCCTGATTATCAGATTGAAATTGAAAATCTCATTGGTTTAGATGATGGGAAACAAAATGTTCGATTGCAAGAAGAACGTTCTCGAATGACCAACCATGTATTTCCTTTGGGGCAATGGCCTTTGTTTGAATTGAAAGCCTTTCTTTTAAAAGAAGACACTTATTTGTTATGTTTTCGATATGATGCTTTATTGATGGACGGGGCAAGCATGAACATCGTTGGACATGATTTGTTGCATTATTATCACAAACCAGATCAAAGATTGGAATCTCTTTCTTTTGATTTTAAAGATTACATGTTCATCTATGATGAAATGGAACAAAGCAAAGAATATAAAAAAGCAAAAGAGTATTGGACAAGCAAGCTGCCTGACTTTCCATTTGCTCCTTCTCTGCCGTTAAAAAAGGATCCAGCAGAGATTGCTACCCCTAACTTTCAATCACTTACTAAGATCTTGGACAAAGACAAATGGACGAAGTTACGGAAGCTGGCACAAGAGAAAGAAGTAACTTCTTCCGCCCTTCTTTGTACGATATATGGAGAAGTGTTGGCATATTGGAGTAATCAACGTCGATTGGCAATTAATCTGACTGTATTTAACCGTTATCCTGTTCATGAAGAAGTAGAGCAGATTGTGGGAGATTTCACGTCACTCATCTTGTTGGACGTGGATGTGAATCCAGAGCAATCTTTCTTTACCAGAGTGGAGCAAACTCAATCGACTTTGTTAGATGGACTTGAACATCGTCATTATGATGGAGTTAACTTTATTCGAGATTTTACTCGATATCACCAAATGAGACCAAAAGCAGTCATGCCAATTGTTTTCACCTCGATGCTAGCAGGCGCGGGTGCTTTTGCTTGGGAGCAGCTTGGCTCTCTCCGCCATATTCACGCTCGGACTCCACAAGTGTATTTGGATAATGTGGTAATTGAAAAAAATGGAGAGTTATTGATTAGCTGGAACTATGTAGAAGAATTGTTTGATGTTGATGTGATGGAAGCAATGTTTTCCCAATTTGTCGATCTGTTGGAACAATTGGTGAAACAAAGAGACGTAACCTCTTTGCAAGTGAAAAAATCGGATCAGACTTTAATTGAGCAGTACAATCAGACAACAGAAAAAATACCTTCCACTACGCTGTATCAATTGTTTGCAAACCAAGTACAACGTACACTAGATCAAGTGGCAGTGGTCTTTGAACAAGAGTGGTTGACTTACTTGGACCTTCATCAACGCTCCAATCAAGTTGCTCACTATTTGCAAGAACAAGGGATTGGTCTAGGTGACAGAGTTGGCCTTTTGGCACAGAGACGGGTAGATACGATTGTTAATATGATAGGGATATTAAAAGCGGGTGCTGCTTATGTACCAATCGATCCCGATCATCCACCAGATCGACAAACATATATCTTAGAAAATAGCTCATGCAAACTTTTGTTGGAACCTGGTCTTTATGAAGAGAAACATTTGTCATCATATGCAACCGAAGATCGGCCTACCATTGCTGGTCCGGAAGATCTTGCCTATATTATCTATACTTCAGGAAGTACCGGAAAACCAAAAGGAGTGATCATTACTCACCAAGCGGTTGCAAATACCATTCAAGATATCAATCAAAAATATCAGGTGAATGAAGACGATCGCATTATCGGTATCTCCTCCATGTGTTTTGACCTGTCTGTATACGATATTTTTGGAGCGTTAAGTACAGGTGCAATGTTGGTAATGATTCGTGATCCGAGAGACATGCAAGAACTGATTCGTACGGTCGAACGCAGAGGAATTACAATCTGGAATACAGTACCTAAAATCATGGATTTGGCATTGGATCAGGTAGGTTCTCATTTTGAAAATTCTTCCTTGCGTTTGGTCTTACTTAGTGGGGATTGGATTCCACTCCCTTTACCAGAAAAAATAAAACGACATTTCCCGATCGCGGAAGTAATTTCACTGGGAGGGGCAACAGAAGCATCAATTTGGTCGATTTATTATCCAGTCAAACAGGTGGAAGCACACTGGAACAGCATTCCATATGGGATGCCTTTGGCAAACCAAACGTATTATGTGCTGAACTACGATAAGAAAATGTGCCCAGTTGGTGTGATAGGTGATTTATATATTGGGGGAGTGGGTCTGGCCCAAGGATATTTAAATGATGAAGAGAAAACGAACGAAGTGTTTGTGTCACATCCAGACCTTGGTCTTATTTACAAAACAGGGGATTGTGGCAGGATACATCCCGAGGGGTATATTGAATTTTTAGGACGTCAAGATTACCAAGTCAAAATTCAAGGGTATCGAGTAGAGTTAGAAGAGATTGCCCATTGCCTTCTCACTTACAAACAAGTAGACCAAGCTGTAGTGATTGACCAGACAGATGAGAATGGGATAAAATCTTTAGTCGGATATGTGGTAACTGAGCAAGATATCAGTACAACAGAACTACGAAAACATTTGCGAGACCACTTGCCAGAGTACATGATCCCTTCTTATTTTGTTTATTTGGAGCGACTACCCTTGACCCCTAATGGAAAATTAGATCGAAAGGCGCTTCCTGCTCCGGAGAAACAAAAAAATGAGGTATATATTGCTCCAAAAACTGAAATGGAAAAAATATTGATCAGTGTATGGCAAGAAGTGCTCAAAGTAGACCAAATCGGAGTAAATGATCATTTCTTTGCCTTGGGTGGCGATTCGATTAAGGCCATTCAAGTTTCTGTACGACTTTATAGACAAGGATTTCAGTTAGAACCAAAAAATCTATTTGACTTCCCTGTATTAGGTGACATGGTTCATTTTGTTAAGAGACTAGACCATCCTTCACACTCACAAACAGATGATATAAACAAAAAGAAAGAAAATAAAGTTACATCATTGAATGTTAGAGATAAACAGCTTAATCAACATACGCTTAACAAAATACAAGAAAAAATGCCGGATATAAAAATAGAACGAATCTATCCATTGGCACCTTTCCAACAAGTTATTTATGAACATGCTGTAGCTGAACCTGATACCAAAGCGTATTTTGAACAAACGCTTTGGACACTTGAGGGGAAGCTGGATGTAGATCTCTTTATTCAGTGTTTTCAACAATTAGTTGATCGTCATGATTCTCTAAGAACGATCATTGTGCAAGATGAACAAGAACAACCTTGGCAAGCTGTGTTACATGATGTTCAAATGATTTCAGAGGTACAAAGCTTGATTGAGATGACGAGACAAGAGCAGCAGGAATGCTTGGACCAGTGGATGAGTGAAAATTTAGATCGAGGATTCAATAATGCCGAACTCATGACCCGTCTCTGTGTATTTCAACTAGGGAATGCCGAGTATAAGGTAGTTTGGAGTGCCCATCATCTATTGTGTGATGGTTGGAGTGTCAGTATTTTATTAGACGAATTATTCCAACTCTATGAAGCAAAAAATGCGGGAACTACAGTGGAATTACCTCCAGCAAAACCTTTTCAAGCATTCATTGACTGGACTTTAGCGCAAGATCATGAGAAAGCACGCCATTTTTGGCGCGATTATTTATCAGGGTACAATCGGAAAATCAGCATTCCCAAAAAGAAAGTACCAACTCAAAGTAAAGGGTTAAGCTTCACATTTATGGATTTAACGTTAGATGAGGATCTGACCAATCAGTTACGGACATTTGTAACCAAACACCATGTAACCATGAATTCGGCTTTACTAGCTGTATGGGGTATATTGCTTGGCAAATACAATGGAACGAAAGAAGTAGTATTACCCAATCTGGTATCAGTCAGACCTCCCAAAGTGGAAGGGATTGAAAATATGTTTGGTCTGTTCACAAATGTTTTGCCTATCCGAGTAGCCTGGGCAGAAACGCAATCTTTTGTGGATCTCCTGCAAAAAGTTCAACAAGAAACATTGAAATGTAATGAGTATGCTTACTATTCATTTGTTGAGATTCAAAAACAAAGTGAGTTGAACGATCAGTTGACCGACCATCTTTGGGTGTTTGAAAACTATCCAACTAACCCATCCATTTTCTCTTCAAATGAGAACAGAAATTTTGCCATCACAGATTACCAAGTCGTTGATGAGCCTCATGTGAAGTACGGAATTATGTGCTTCCCTGAAGAGAAACTTACAATGAAGTTTGGATATGATCAAAATATCTATGAAGCGGAGCAAGTACAGGAAATATTGAATCACCTCCATACGTTAATTAAAACGATTGTACATAATCCAACACAGACAATCGGTGATTACCAATTATAA
- a CDS encoding SagB/ThcOx family dehydrogenase, whose translation MSEQIYYWSPIKHWEKLHNEVLIGETRYTGVMSEWFPEFYFLAQKGVTISQLLEHFSLGNEEEAQKIVELMIKNRVLVSNILHPREVFSTQEKIFPNPYSDQIRFSKDDLDKYISEQLNRMHPAARSTGIQLKTKDELPAMIRERRSCRQFDMKNPVPFSEFAQLFSTFKQRKEEKIYYHYASAGGVYPIDIFVYIKPKRVEGMKAGFYYYSPSENSLLLVNNIDQVIESDHEMINQELFTQSAFSVYLVYNARASMPKYGSDGYLFACIESGIITATLNMVAETLNLGVCSVGHMKFEDIHRFLSLDNHQVFLHGIEVGLKISE comes from the coding sequence ATGAGCGAGCAAATTTATTATTGGTCTCCTATTAAGCATTGGGAGAAGTTGCATAATGAAGTTTTGATAGGGGAAACGAGATATACAGGAGTTATGTCTGAGTGGTTTCCTGAGTTTTATTTTCTTGCCCAAAAGGGAGTGACGATCAGTCAGCTATTAGAGCACTTTTCGTTAGGGAATGAAGAAGAGGCACAAAAAATAGTAGAACTTATGATAAAGAATCGGGTGTTAGTAAGTAACATATTACATCCAAGAGAAGTATTCTCCACACAAGAAAAAATTTTTCCGAATCCATATAGCGATCAGATTCGCTTCTCTAAAGATGATCTAGATAAGTATATCAGTGAACAATTAAATCGAATGCATCCTGCTGCGCGGTCAACTGGAATTCAACTTAAAACAAAAGATGAGCTTCCCGCCATGATCAGGGAGCGTAGATCTTGCCGCCAATTTGATATGAAAAATCCCGTACCTTTTTCAGAATTCGCGCAACTGTTTTCTACTTTCAAACAGAGGAAAGAAGAAAAAATCTACTACCATTACGCCAGTGCGGGTGGAGTTTATCCCATTGATATTTTTGTCTATATAAAACCGAAACGTGTAGAAGGTATGAAAGCTGGTTTTTATTATTATAGCCCATCAGAGAATAGTCTTTTGCTTGTAAACAACATTGACCAAGTAATCGAGAGTGATCATGAGATGATTAACCAGGAATTATTTACCCAGTCTGCCTTTTCGGTTTATCTAGTCTATAATGCGCGCGCTTCCATGCCTAAATATGGTTCAGATGGATATTTATTTGCTTGCATTGAATCAGGCATCATCACTGCTACGTTAAATATGGTGGCTGAGACATTAAACTTGGGAGTTTGTTCGGTTGGGCATATGAAATTTGAGGATATTCATCGCTTTTTAAGTTTGGATAACCATCAAGTATTTCTCCATGGGATTGAAGTTGGGTTAAAAATTAGCGAATAG
- a CDS encoding IS6 family transposase: MGYFKGKQFEKDIILVAVGYYCRFSLSYRDVSEILKERGISIHPTTIMRWVHEYGNLIYQIWKKKNKNTLLSWRLDETYIKIKGKWCYLYRAIDKEGQTLDIQLRQKRDKQAAYAFMKRLARTFGEPTVLTTDKAPSLASAFKKLKEIGLYKNTFHRTIKYLNNIIEQDHRHVKRRFSRSLGFQSLRHASRTIKGIETVHAMYKQKRSLQPNFVFSTYNVLHELLIVS; the protein is encoded by the coding sequence ATGGGATATTTTAAAGGAAAACAGTTCGAGAAAGATATTATCTTGGTAGCCGTTGGCTACTATTGTCGTTTTTCTTTAAGCTATCGCGATGTGTCTGAAATTCTCAAAGAACGTGGTATTTCTATTCATCCAACAACTATCATGCGCTGGGTTCATGAATATGGAAATCTTATCTATCAAATTTGGAAGAAGAAAAACAAAAACACATTGTTATCTTGGCGTTTGGATGAAACCTATATCAAAATTAAAGGAAAGTGGTGTTATTTATATCGAGCAATTGATAAAGAGGGACAAACACTTGATATTCAACTTCGTCAAAAACGAGACAAACAAGCAGCATATGCTTTTATGAAAAGACTCGCTCGAACTTTTGGAGAACCAACGGTTCTGACGACAGATAAGGCTCCTTCTTTAGCTTCCGCATTCAAAAAATTAAAGGAGATAGGTCTTTACAAAAATACCTTTCATCGTACAATAAAGTACCTCAATAATATCATCGAGCAAGATCATCGACATGTGAAACGTCGATTTTCCCGTTCCTTAGGCTTTCAAAGTCTTCGCCATGCCTCACGTACTATTAAAGGTATAGAAACTGTTCATGCCATGTACAAACAAAAGCGAAGTCTTCAACCAAACTTCGTTTTTTCGACGTATAACGTATTACATGAATTATTAATAGTTTCATAA
- a CDS encoding DDE-type integrase/transposase/recombinase has product MFSKSTIWAKTPNNEIVAWKLSHRNDLQLVLEILDLAIQKRDVYGTIIHSDQGCQYTSHAYHRRLQQLGAIGKPLSQRKLP; this is encoded by the coding sequence TTGTTTTCCAAATCCACTATATGGGCAAAAACACCCAATAATGAAATCGTTGCTTGGAAACTCTCACATCGCAATGATTTACAACTTGTTCTAGAAATACTTGATTTAGCAATACAAAAAAGAGATGTGTATGGAACCATCATCCACTCAGATCAAGGATGCCAATACACATCTCATGCTTATCATCGTAGGCTTCAACAGCTAGGTGCCATCGGCAAGCCACTCTCGCAAAGGAAACTGCCATGA
- a CDS encoding alpha/beta hydrolase, giving the protein MKNRVNPELLPGLEMFQDLDLRPEYLQAIREGISQMRPPTVVDESLSLTDEVIVGPDANPLPLRIYRPKSNNESLPVLLWIHGGGYILGSIDDNDDTCMRFVKEANCVVVSVDYRLAPEHPYPAPIEDCYAALKWIADNAEPLNIDSNRIGVAGASAGGGLTAALTLLARDRQYPSICFQMPLYPMIDDRNNTPSTNEIKEGFVWNQKTNEAGWKMYLGEIYGTDNIPAYAAPARAEDYSNLPYTYTFVGQLDPFRSETLTYVTKLAQAGVDVEFHLYPGAYHWFEGLNPNADVSIHAVNEYIQAVKTGFERVAKVEA; this is encoded by the coding sequence ATGAAGAACCGAGTAAATCCAGAGTTATTACCAGGATTAGAAATGTTTCAAGACCTCGATTTACGCCCAGAGTACTTGCAAGCAATCAGAGAAGGAATATCGCAAATGAGACCACCTACCGTTGTTGATGAATCCCTTTCATTAACAGATGAAGTCATTGTAGGACCTGATGCTAATCCATTACCATTAAGAATTTATCGTCCAAAATCAAATAATGAATCCTTACCTGTCCTGTTATGGATACATGGTGGCGGTTATATCTTAGGGTCTATAGATGATAATGATGATACTTGTATGAGGTTTGTAAAAGAAGCCAACTGTGTGGTCGTTTCTGTAGACTACCGTTTAGCTCCTGAACATCCTTATCCAGCACCAATTGAGGATTGTTATGCAGCATTAAAATGGATTGCTGATAATGCAGAGCCATTAAACATTGATTCGAATCGAATTGGTGTTGCAGGAGCGAGCGCTGGCGGTGGACTAACAGCAGCATTGACATTATTAGCCCGCGATCGACAATATCCTTCTATTTGTTTCCAAATGCCACTCTATCCAATGATTGATGACCGAAATAATACACCTTCTACGAATGAAATTAAAGAAGGATTTGTTTGGAATCAAAAGACAAATGAAGCTGGCTGGAAAATGTATTTAGGAGAAATATATGGAACGGATAATATTCCTGCCTATGCAGCCCCTGCTCGAGCAGAGGATTATAGTAATTTGCCATACACCTACACATTTGTTGGTCAATTAGATCCATTCCGCAGTGAAACATTAACCTATGTAACCAAACTTGCGCAAGCTGGTGTTGATGTCGAATTTCATTTATATCCTGGGGCCTATCACTGGTTCGAAGGATTAAATCCAAATGCCGACGTATCTATTCACGCTGTGAATGAATATATACAAGCAGTAAAGACTGGTTTCGAAAGAGTAGCTAAGGTAGAGGCTTAA
- a CDS encoding transglutaminase domain-containing protein: MKKTNKYLKTAVLCSTIMIGGLQIPAVSYAATNQKVAAPQGDAKLLQGFQQEIKKHIDNRKENITITYKTKNNNIKEVMNTLVKAYDKVVDSDEYLKYNVASTNYSIRGIPGNYTFTLNIKYRESKQQTQYVKTQTKSIVNSIVKTGMDGHEKVKVIHDYIVKHVSYDTSYKAYTAYEALANRSAVCQGYALLTYQLLKEAGIESHIVTGTGNGQAHAWNLVKIEGKWYHLDTTFDDPIPDKQGRVTYSYFNMSDEQLGKDHQWDRSKYPKAITTYYNELTNKIKAGSPKALTYQQMLKDTNLVYLSAQYGANNYNEFKKKLQQQFASKPKKVEVRYKQSMDGTMQDVKKVLNEISWPKGAKKVSYQVAPYNAQAGYSLATITFTY, translated from the coding sequence ATGAAGAAGACAAACAAGTACTTAAAAACGGCCGTACTTTGTTCGACGATAATGATTGGTGGTTTACAAATTCCGGCTGTTTCTTATGCAGCTACAAATCAAAAAGTTGCAGCTCCACAAGGGGATGCAAAACTATTACAAGGATTTCAACAAGAAATAAAGAAGCATATTGATAATCGTAAAGAGAACATTACCATTACATATAAAACAAAAAATAATAATATTAAAGAAGTTATGAATACGCTTGTTAAAGCGTACGACAAGGTAGTAGATTCGGATGAATACTTAAAATATAATGTAGCAAGTACAAACTATTCAATTCGTGGTATACCAGGAAACTATACATTCACATTGAATATCAAATACCGTGAATCAAAACAACAAACTCAATATGTAAAAACACAAACAAAATCAATTGTAAATTCTATTGTTAAGACTGGAATGGATGGACATGAAAAAGTAAAAGTAATTCATGATTATATAGTGAAACATGTTTCATATGATACTTCATACAAAGCTTATACGGCATATGAAGCATTAGCAAATCGTTCAGCGGTTTGTCAAGGATATGCATTATTAACCTATCAATTGCTAAAAGAAGCAGGAATAGAATCTCATATTGTAACAGGAACTGGAAATGGACAAGCTCATGCTTGGAATCTAGTGAAAATTGAGGGGAAATGGTATCATCTTGACACAACATTCGATGATCCAATTCCAGACAAGCAAGGACGAGTAACATATTCTTATTTTAATATGTCTGATGAACAATTGGGAAAAGACCATCAATGGGATCGTAGTAAATATCCAAAAGCAATAACAACCTACTATAATGAACTAACAAATAAGATAAAAGCAGGTAGCCCAAAAGCATTAACATATCAGCAAATGCTAAAGGATACAAACCTTGTTTATTTATCTGCACAATATGGGGCGAATAATTATAATGAGTTCAAGAAAAAATTGCAACAGCAATTTGCATCAAAACCAAAAAAAGTAGAGGTTCGTTATAAACAATCTATGGATGGAACGATGCAAGACGTAAAGAAAGTATTGAATGAAATTTCTTGGCCAAAAGGTGCAAAAAAAGTATCTTACCAAGTAGCACCTTATAATGCACAAGCTGGATATTCATTGGCGACAATTACATTTACATACTAA